From a single Chlorocebus sabaeus isolate Y175 chromosome X, mChlSab1.0.hap1, whole genome shotgun sequence genomic region:
- the MID1IP1 gene encoding mid1-interacting protein 1 yields the protein MMQICDTYNQKHSLFNAMNRFIGAVNNMDQTVMVPSLLRDVPLADPGLDNDVGVEVGGSGGCLEERTPPVPDSGSANGSFFAPSRDMYSHYVLLKSIRNDIEWGVLHQPPPPAGSEEGSAWKSKDILVDLGHLEGADAGEEDLEQQFHYHLRGLHTVLSKLTRKANILTNRYKQEIGFGNWGH from the coding sequence ATGATGCAAATCTGCGACACCTACAACCAGAAGCACTCGCTCTTTAACGCCATGAATCGCTTCATCGGCGCCGTGAACAACATGGACCAGACGGTGATGGTGCCCAGCTTGCTGCGCGACGTGCCCCTGGCTGACCCCGGGTTAGACAACGATGTCGGCGTGGAGGTAGGCGGCAGTGGCGGCTGCCTGGAGGAGCGCACGCCCCCAGTCCCCGACTCAGGAAGCGCCAATGGCAGCTTTTTCGCGCCCTCTCGGGACATGTACAGCCACTACGTGCTGCTCAAGTCCATCCGCAACGACATCGAGTGGGGGGTCCTGCACCAGCCGCCTCCACCAGCTGGGAGCGAGGAGGGCAGTGCCTGGAAGTCCAAGGACATCCTGGTGGACCTGGGCCACTTGGAGGGTGCGGACGCCGGCGAAGAAGACCTGGAGCAGCAGTTCCACTACCACCTGCGCGGGCTGCACACTGTGCTCTCGAAACTCACGCGCAAAGCCAACATCCTCACTAACAGATACAAGCAGGAGATCGGCTTCGGCAATTGGGGCCACTGA